The following is a genomic window from Candidatus Xiphinematobacter sp. Idaho Grape.
AAAACTTGTGCATAACTTCTGTGTCTTCTGCATCATATGTCCCCTGCGGAAAGCACTGGAGATGAACTGATTCACCGGGATGAAAGTAGCCCCAAGCCTCCTCGGTGGTAAAAACTAGGATGGGCGCCATGAGGCGACATAAGGCGTCGAAAACATTATACATAACCCATTGTGTAGCACACCTACGCTCAGAGTATAGCGCGTCGCAGTATAGCCGATCCTTCGTGATGTCCACATAGAGGCTGCTCAAATCGATTGTACAGAAGCGGTTGATAGCACTGTAGACTCGGTAAAACTCTAGCTTAGAATACGCCTCTAGGCAGGAATCTAATACCTGCCGCAATCGTGCGAGTAACCATTTGTCTACCAATGTCAAGAGAACTGGCTGACACGTCGCGCCACGAAATCCGTTGAGGTTCGCTAGAAGGATACGCAGTGTATTTCGAATGCGACGATAAGAGTCGGTTAGGCGAGTAAAGATTTCTTCTGAAAATGGAATGTCGTCGGTAAAATGGACACTGCTTATCCAAAGGCGAACAATATCCGCCCCAAATTTTTCTACAAAATGCTGAACTCTAGTGGGTGTTTTGTAGTTTTCTTGCTCTGACTTGGAAATTTTTCTCAAACCATCCCTCCCTACCACAAATCCATGTGTAAGCACAGTATTGTAAGGGGCGGTATGGTTAAGAGCAATTGAGGTCATAAGCGAAGACTGAAACCATCCGCGATGTTGGTCTGTAGCCTCAAGATAGAGATCTGCAGGAAAAGTAAGACCTCTAGTGTGGCGCAACACGGCCTCGTGGCTCACGCCAGATTCTATCCAAACATCCAGTGTATCATTCCGACGTGTAGTTCCTCGACAAAGGCCGAGGAGGTTAGTCCATTCGGCATCGCTTTTTCTAAACCAAGAATCACTCCCCTCTCTAGAAAAAATCTCGGCAACTCGGTTAATTAAGTCTGGATCTAGAATTGGGTCACCAGCACCAGTATAGAATACTGGCAGGGGGACGCCCCACACACGCTGACGCGAAATACACCAATCCTGTCGAGACACCAAAGTACCACGGAGGCGGTTCTTACCCCAATGTGGAAGCCAGTTTACTCTCTCGACCTCCTTTACTGCCCTGTGGCGTAATTCCTCGATACGAATAAAAAACTGTTCAACAGCTCTAAAAATCAGCGGAGTTTTTGAACGCCAACAATGCGGATAACTGTGAGTATAATCTGAACGCCCTACCAGAGCTCTTTTTCCTTCCAAGATAGCAATAATTTTTTCATCAGCGTCTAGCACATATTCCCCAACCAGTGAGGGAAGACCACAATCAGCTGTATACCTCCCATAATCATCCACGGGAGACAGTAGTCCAAGGCCATGCTGCAGTCCGAGACTGTAGTCATCCTCACCATGACCGGGTGCAACATGCACACATCCTACACCTACCTTCAAGGTGACAAACCCTGCTGCATAGACCACTGAGTTACGATCCAAGAATGGATGTTGTGCCTGTATTCCAACTAGTTGGTTCCCAAAGCACCGGCGAATTCCCCTTTCTATTGCTACTCTGCTTTTTTCCTGGAAGGTACTTACCAGCTGGCTGGCTATGATCAAATACTCGGTTCCTGTACTCACAACCTCATATTCGAATTCGTTGTGCACTGCGATTGCCAGGTTGGAAGGAAGCGTCCAAGGTGTCGTTGTCCAGATTACCAAGCTTATGGGCTGGCCAGTGGGAAGTGCCTTGCGTAGAGCTTCTTCTATGGGAATAGGAAATTTCACATAAATGGCCGGGGAGATCTTTTCTCTGTATTCGATTTCTGCTTCTGCCAGAGCGGTCTGCGCTCCGGTACTCCAAAGTACGGGTTTACGACTGCGGTAAACTAGTCCTTCTTGTACGAAACGGGCGAAGCAACGCACCACATCAGCCTCATAGGATGGATCCAACGTCAAGTAAGGATTTTTCCAGTCCCCCAGTACTCCTAAGCGTACAAACTGTTCCCTCTGGATTTGGATAAATTTACGCGCGCTCTCCTCGGATTTTTTTCGTATTTCTACCGCGCTCAAGCGAGTAAACTGGCGGGCTACTTTAAACTCAATCGGAAGGCCATGACAGTCCCACCCTGGACGAAAGGGGGCACGGTATCCTGCCATAGATTTTGAACGGATAACAAAATCTTTAAGTACCTTGTTAAGGGCAGTTCCCATATGAACATCCCCGTTGGCAAAAGGGGGTCCATCGTGCAGGAGAAACAGTGGCCGATTTCTGCGTGCTTCCTGGATCTGCTGATAGAGGTTTTGTTTTTTCCAAAACGCAAGGATCTGGGGTTCCTGTACAGCCAGATTCCCTCGCATTGGGAAAGCCGTTTTCGGGAGATTTAAAGACTGCCTGTATTCACTCATCAGGAAAATCGTTGCGGTTACTAAGTTACCCTTCCTCTTTCATGCTCCAGTGTTTTGGCTCCAATGATTCTGCTTCCTCTAATTCTTTGATCTCATGTGAGGGAATAGGATGACGTCTCGAATGGACTCCGCTCCGGTTAGCAACATTACCAGTCGATCAACGCCAAGACCAAGTCCTCCAGCGGGAGGCATCCCGTATTCTAGAGCGGTCAAAAAGTCCAAATCCAACTTTTGTATCTCTCCTCCGGACTGATATTCTAACCGCCTACGTTGTATGTCGGGATCATTTAATTCGGAGTAGCCCGGAGAAATTTCATGACCGTTGATGACTAATTCATAAGCATCTACTACGGAAAGATCTATTTCATTCTGCTTTGCAAGTGGGACAAGCTCTCTGGGACAGTGAGTTACAAAAAGCGGATCAATAATTTTCTCTTCGACAAACTTTTCGAACACACGCTGGGTTATTTCAAAATCCTCTTGAGAATCAGTGGTCTCTAGCCCCATTTGGGTGCAGCAGGCGCGTTTCTGGTCTGAGCTTAATTCATACCAGCTAGGCTGTATAGAGCGGATGAGATCAGAATACCTCGCCCGTTTCCATGGGGGGGTTAAATCAATAGTACGGACTATCTCGCCTGCCTCATTTTTATGTTGGATGAGCAATCCGCCACAAACCTTTTTGGCTATATGGCAGATCATTTCTTCCACAAGTAGTGCCATTTGTTCGAAGTCGGAATAGGCAATATAAGCCTCCAGCATGGTGAATTCTGGGCTGTGGTGGCGAGAAATGCCTTCGTTTCGAAAGTTACGGTTTAGCTCGAATACGCGCGGGAATCCCGCAACAAGAAGCTGTTTTAGGTAGAGCTCGGGAGCAATACGCAAAAACAAATCCATATCCAATGCACGGTGATGGGTCTTAAATGGTTCAGCCGCAGCGCCACCAGGGACCACCTGCATCATGGGAGTCTCCACCTCTAAAAACCCATTCCCCTCCAAATAGCTACGAATCTCATGGATGATTCGGATCCGCTGTCGGAAGACCTCACAGGAAGCAGGATTAGAAATTAAGTCTAAATAACGCTGTCGGTATTTTGTCTCAGTATGCCGGATACCATACCATTTGTTTGGTGGTGGCCGAA
Proteins encoded in this region:
- the lysS gene encoding lysine--tRNA ligase; translated protein: MDVLLFLSFRMKETPLSELIAVRRRKLESMRASGLRPYGMRFATSGSIASIRSQFADGKLLYVAGRVTAYRDMGNSQFLDLADITGHMQVFVCAKEIKLEDLEVLPLLDIGDFIGVTGECFTTKTREPTLRARSFQVLSKAIRPPPNKWYGIRHTETKYRQRYLDLISNPASCEVFRQRIRIIHEIRSYLEGNGFLEVETPMMQVVPGGAAAEPFKTHHRALDMDLFLRIAPELYLKQLLVAGFPRVFELNRNFRNEGISRHHSPEFTMLEAYIAYSDFEQMALLVEEMICHIAKKVCGGLLIQHKNEAGEIVRTIDLTPPWKRARYSDLIRSIQPSWYELSSDQKRACCTQMGLETTDSQEDFEITQRVFEKFVEEKIIDPLFVTHCPRELVPLAKQNEIDLSVVDAYELVINGHEISPGYSELNDPDIQRRRLEYQSGGEIQKLDLDFLTALEYGMPPAGGLGLGVDRLVMLLTGAESIRDVILFPHMRSKN
- the ileS gene encoding isoleucine--tRNA ligase; the protein is MSEYRQSLNLPKTAFPMRGNLAVQEPQILAFWKKQNLYQQIQEARRNRPLFLLHDGPPFANGDVHMGTALNKVLKDFVIRSKSMAGYRAPFRPGWDCHGLPIEFKVARQFTRLSAVEIRKKSEESARKFIQIQREQFVRLGVLGDWKNPYLTLDPSYEADVVRCFARFVQEGLVYRSRKPVLWSTGAQTALAEAEIEYREKISPAIYVKFPIPIEEALRKALPTGQPISLVIWTTTPWTLPSNLAIAVHNEFEYEVVSTGTEYLIIASQLVSTFQEKSRVAIERGIRRCFGNQLVGIQAQHPFLDRNSVVYAAGFVTLKVGVGCVHVAPGHGEDDYSLGLQHGLGLLSPVDDYGRYTADCGLPSLVGEYVLDADEKIIAILEGKRALVGRSDYTHSYPHCWRSKTPLIFRAVEQFFIRIEELRHRAVKEVERVNWLPHWGKNRLRGTLVSRQDWCISRQRVWGVPLPVFYTGAGDPILDPDLINRVAEIFSREGSDSWFRKSDAEWTNLLGLCRGTTRRNDTLDVWIESGVSHEAVLRHTRGLTFPADLYLEATDQHRGWFQSSLMTSIALNHTAPYNTVLTHGFVVGRDGLRKISKSEQENYKTPTRVQHFVEKFGADIVRLWISSVHFTDDIPFSEEIFTRLTDSYRRIRNTLRILLANLNGFRGATCQPVLLTLVDKWLLARLRQVLDSCLEAYSKLEFYRVYSAINRFCTIDLSSLYVDITKDRLYCDALYSERRCATQWVMYNVFDALCRLMAPILVFTTEEAWGYFHPGESVHLQCFPQGTYDAEDTEVMHKFSQLLEIRSKVSVAVETARKSNVIGTPLQARVTIRTTNPQTIAYFRERPEEMEEVLILSDLAVLQDSIDSISIVPTSYRKCARCWRHRKEVGGMPSPNLCRRCYDVLQQMEKES